Genomic DNA from Sphingobium sp. WTD-1:
ATGTCCTTGCCGAGATAGCGGGCCTGCGGGCCGAGATCGCGATGGGTCAGCTTGAACCAGGCGCGGGCGAAGGCCTTGCTGAACAGTTCGGGATCCTTCTGCCAGCTTTCCAGCACCTTGCGAAAACCGGGATCCTCCTTGAGCGCGATGTCGGTGGTGAACATGATCGGCGCGTGCCGCTTGTCCTTCACATGCGCGTCGGGGACCATCTGCGCGGCGGCGGGATCGGTCGGTATCCACTGGGTTGCACCGGCTGGGCTCTTGGTTTTGACCCAGTCGAAGTTCAGCAGATTGTCGATATATTGGGTGGTGAACTGGGTCGGCGTGGCCGACCAGGCGCCTTCCAGGCCCGAGGTCAGCGTATCCTCGGCATTGCCCTTGCCGCACTTGTTCTTCCAGCCGAAGCCCTGATCCTCGATGCCGGCGGCGGCAGGTTCCGCGCCCAGGCATTCTTCGGGCTTCTTGGCGCCATGCGCCTTGCCGAAGGTGTGGCCGCCCGCGATCAGCGCCAGCGTCTCCTCGTCATCCATCGCCATATTGCCGAAGGCGCGGCGGATGTCGGCAGCGGCGCCCTTGGGATCATGATTGGCGCCGGGGCCTTCGGGGTTCACATAGATGAGGCCCATGGTGGTCGCGGCGAGCGAGCGCTTGAGCGAGCCGTCGGGATTGGAGCGCTCGGTCCCCATCATCTTGGTTTCCGGGCCCCAATAGACGACGTCGGGCTGCCAGGCGTCGATGCGGCCGCCGGCAAAGCCCACGGTCTTGAAGCCCATATCCTCCAGCGCGACATTGCCGCTGAGGACCATGAGGTCGCCCCAGCTGAGCTTCCGGCCATATTTCTGTTTGATCGGCCAGACCAGACGGCGGGCCTTGTCGAGGCTGACATTGTCGGGCCAGCTGTTGAGCGGATCGAAGCGCTGTTCGCCGCCGTCCGAGCCGCCGCGACCGTCACCGACGCGATAGGTGCCGGCGCTGTGCCAGGCCATGCGGATGAAGAAGGGGCCATAATGGCCATAGTCGGCTGGCCACCAGGGCTGAGAGGTCGTCAGCACCTTGCGGATGTCGGCCTTGACCGCTTCCAGGTCGAGGCTGTTGAATTCCTTCACATAGTCATAGTCGGCGCCATAGGGATTGGCGCGGGTCGCCTCATGCTGGCGCAGCGCGGTGAGGTCCAGGCGGTTGGGCCACCAGTCCTTGTTGGTCATGCCGCCGGGCTTTTCGGTGACGGCGGGCGCGGCAGCGGCGGGTTTGGTTTCGGCGGCGAGCGCCGGGCTGGCGAGCAGCGCGCACGCCAAAGCGAATGTGGAAATGCGGGTCGTGGACATGTTTCTCTCCCCTGTCCTGTTCAGCCTGTTCAAGGCGCGAAAAGGGGTAGTCCTGCGCGGCGACGGATCGAAACGAATCGATTCCGTCACAGTGATCGGATTTTCCTATGAGAGAGGGTGGATCGGAGAGTTCAGCCTTTTGGTGGCGGAGAGGCCGGCGCCGCCGCATAGAGGGTGAACTGGCCATGCAGGCCGCCGGTCGAGGACTGGCCGACCCACAGGTCGAACAGGCCCGGCTCGGCGATACGGCGGTTGCCGGCGCCGACAAATTCGAGGTCGGTGCGCGACAGGGTGAAGCGGACCTGGGTGGAATCACCCGGCGACAGGGTCACGCGCTGGATGCGCTTCAGTTCGCGGATCGGGCGGGTGCGGCTGGCGACGCGGTCGCGGATATAGAGCTGCACCACCTCGTTGCCCTTGCGCTTGCCCTTGTTGGTGAGGCGCGCGGTGATCTCGACCGCGCCGTCCCAGCGCAGCGCGGTGTCGGAGAGCTTGAGGTCGCTGAGGGCGAAATCGGTGTAGCTGAGGCCATGGCCAAAGGGGAAGCGCGCGCTGTTATCGGTGGTGGCGTAGCGCGCCTTATATTCGGTACTGCCATTGTCCACGGTCGGTCGGCCGGTCGACTTGCGATCGTAGAAGAAAGGCTCCTGCCCGCTTTCCCAGGGGAAGCTGACCGGCAGCTTGGCCGAGGGATCGACCTTGCCGAAGAGGATGTCGGCCAGCGCATGGCCGGTTTCCGACCCCAGGAACCAGGTCGCCAGCAACGCCTGCGCATTGGCGACACCGTCATGCAAAGCGAGCGCGCGGCCATGGCGCAACAGGACGATCACCGGCTTGCCGGTGGCGGCGATCGCATCGGCCAGCGCCTGTTGCGAGGAGGGCAGCTCGATCATCGTGCGCGATTGCGCCTCGCCCGACATCGCCTGGGATTCGCCGACTGCCAGGATCACCACGTCCGCCGCCTTCGCTGCGGCGACGGCACGGGCGATCCCGTCCTTGATCGGGCCGTTGACTGCGCAACCCAGCTCGACCGTCAGCTTCGCGGGATCGGGCATCGCCGCGCGCAGGCCGGTGGCGATGTCGACACCCTTGTCGGGATCGCCGTAAAAGGCCCAGGGGCCGTAGAGATTGGCCTTGTCCTCGCCGAACGGGCCGATCAGCGCGATCCTTTGCCCGGCGGTGGGATCGAGCGGCAGCACGCCGTCATTCTTGAGCAGCACCACCGATCGCGCTGCCGCCTCACGCGCCAAGGCATGATGGGCGGGCGTGCCGATGCGCGCCTTCTCAACCGTCTCATCGAGCGAGCGATAAGGATTGTCGAACAGCCCCATCGCGGTCTTCACATAGAGGATGCGGCGCACGGCGACATCGACCGTCGCCATCGGCACCGCGCCGCTCTTCACCAGATCGGGGATGTGGCGGATATAGAGGCCGCTCTGCATCGACATGTCGACCCCGGCCAGCACCGCGAGACGGGCGGCGTCACGCTCATCCTCGGCAAAGCCATGGGCGACCAGTTCCTCGTCGGCGGTGTAATCGGAGAAGACGAAGCCGCGAAACTGCATCTCGCCGCGCAAGATGTCGGTCAGCAATTCGCGGTCGGCGGTGGCGGGCACGCCGTTAATCTCGTTGAAGGCGGCCATGGTGGTGAGCGCGCCGGCGGCAAAGGCCTTGCCGAAGGGCGGCAGATGGGTTTCGCGCAGCGTCTCGTCACTGATGTCGACGCTGCCATATTCGAGACCCGCCGCAACCGCGCCATAGGCGGCGAAATGCTTGGGGCAGGCGAGCAGCGAATCGTCGCGGCGCAGGTCGCGCCCCTGGAAGCCGCGAATCCGCGCCGCCGACAACAGGCCGGTCAGATAGACATCCTCGCCCGCGCCCTCGACCACCCGGCCCCAGCGCTGGTCGCGCGCGACATCGACCATTGGCGCGAAGGTCAGGTGCAGGCCGGCCGCCGTCGCCTCCACCGCCATGACTCGCGCGGTCTTTTCCACCAGCAAGGGATCGAAGCAGGAAGCCTCCCCCAGCGGCACGGGAAAGATGGTCTTGAGCCCGTGAATCACGTCGCCGGCCAGCAGCAGCGGGATGCCCAGGCGGCTGTTCTTGACCGCTATTTCCTGCGCGCGGCGCCCGCCGGCAACGCCGATGCCATTGAACAGGCAGCCGACCCGGCCCTTGCGAATCTCGTCCGCCAGGCGCTTCTCGTCCTGGATGCCGGCCGCCGGGTTGGGTGGGTTGAACGGGCGGAAGCTGTCGGCCAGGCAGGTCATCTGCCCGGCCTTTTCCTCCAGCGTCATCTTCGCGATGAGGTCATCGACGCGGGCGACGTCGGCCTGCGCCAGCGCGCGGCGGGGGATGCCAA
This window encodes:
- the bglX gene encoding beta-glucosidase BglX, whose translation is MTLDRRDLLIRTLGGVLALGIPRRALAQADVARVDDLIAKMTLEEKAGQMTCLADSFRPFNPPNPAAGIQDEKRLADEIRKGRVGCLFNGIGVAGGRRAQEIAVKNSRLGIPLLLAGDVIHGLKTIFPVPLGEASCFDPLLVEKTARVMAVEATAAGLHLTFAPMVDVARDQRWGRVVEGAGEDVYLTGLLSAARIRGFQGRDLRRDDSLLACPKHFAAYGAVAAGLEYGSVDISDETLRETHLPPFGKAFAAGALTTMAAFNEINGVPATADRELLTDILRGEMQFRGFVFSDYTADEELVAHGFAEDERDAARLAVLAGVDMSMQSGLYIRHIPDLVKSGAVPMATVDVAVRRILYVKTAMGLFDNPYRSLDETVEKARIGTPAHHALAREAAARSVVLLKNDGVLPLDPTAGQRIALIGPFGEDKANLYGPWAFYGDPDKGVDIATGLRAAMPDPAKLTVELGCAVNGPIKDGIARAVAAAKAADVVILAVGESQAMSGEAQSRTMIELPSSQQALADAIAATGKPVIVLLRHGRALALHDGVANAQALLATWFLGSETGHALADILFGKVDPSAKLPVSFPWESGQEPFFYDRKSTGRPTVDNGSTEYKARYATTDNSARFPFGHGLSYTDFALSDLKLSDTALRWDGAVEITARLTNKGKRKGNEVVQLYIRDRVASRTRPIRELKRIQRVTLSPGDSTQVRFTLSRTDLEFVGAGNRRIAEPGLFDLWVGQSSTGGLHGQFTLYAAAPASPPPKG
- the katG gene encoding catalase/peroxidase HPI yields the protein MSTTRISTFALACALLASPALAAETKPAAAAPAVTEKPGGMTNKDWWPNRLDLTALRQHEATRANPYGADYDYVKEFNSLDLEAVKADIRKVLTTSQPWWPADYGHYGPFFIRMAWHSAGTYRVGDGRGGSDGGEQRFDPLNSWPDNVSLDKARRLVWPIKQKYGRKLSWGDLMVLSGNVALEDMGFKTVGFAGGRIDAWQPDVVYWGPETKMMGTERSNPDGSLKRSLAATTMGLIYVNPEGPGANHDPKGAAADIRRAFGNMAMDDEETLALIAGGHTFGKAHGAKKPEECLGAEPAAAGIEDQGFGWKNKCGKGNAEDTLTSGLEGAWSATPTQFTTQYIDNLLNFDWVKTKSPAGATQWIPTDPAAAQMVPDAHVKDKRHAPIMFTTDIALKEDPGFRKVLESWQKDPELFSKAFARAWFKLTHRDLGPQARYLGKDIPSETYSWQDPLPKASFAPVSAADQAKLKAAVLASGLTGPELVRTAWASAATFRSTDMRGGANGARLRLDPQRGWAVNDPTELNKVLAKLTAIQKDFAKSGNQVSMADLIVLSGNAAVEQAAQKGGYSITVPFTPGRVDAAQAQTDVASFAYLEPKADGFRNWYGPRAEVSPADALVDKADALDLTVPEMTVLVGGMRALGANSGGSKNGVLTTRPGTLSNDFFVNLLTMDTVWSKSATPGLYDGKDRASGAAKWTATPVDLIFGSNSELRAVAEVYAEDDAKEKFVTDFAAAWTKVMNADRF